In the genome of Planctomyces sp. SH-PL62, the window GAAGCGGTGGGTGGACTGGCCGTGGTGGTAGCTGTAGTCCTGAAGCCCGCACTCGCCGGCCTGGTCGCAGACCGGGCAGTCGAGCGGATGGTTCAGGAGGAGCATCTCCATGATCATCCGCTGGTGCTCCTGCACCTTCGGGCTGTCGGTGACGAGGACCGTCCCGTCCTTGGCCGGCGTCTGGCAGCCGGGGACGAGCTTGGGCATCATCTTGACCTCGCCGGTCTTCGGGTCCTTGGCCCCGACCTCGACCTCGCACATGCGGCAGTTGGCCACGACCGACAGGGAGGGGTGCCAGCAGTAGTAGGGGATCTCGACGCCGACCCGCTTGGCCATCTGGATGGCGTTGAGCTTCTCCCCCTCGGGGATCGGGTATTCGGCGCCGTTGATGAGGATCGTGGCCATCGTTCGTTCCGGTCCAAGGGGCTTGTATGGGGAAGGCTCGTCGCGGTCCGTCGTCCTCAGGCGGTCGGCCGTCCCGGCGAGTGGAGGGCGGCGGCCGGCGGGGGGGCGGCGATCGCGTTCCCGACCTGGACGAGGTCGACGCGGCGGCCGGCGGCGATGTCGAGCTGCAGCGGGGTCGGCCCGGCGCCCGGGGTCTGGTGGGTCCGGATGTACTCTTCCAGCTCCCCGCGGAACTTGCCCAGGGCGTTCTTGATCGGCCAGGCGGCGCCGTCGGCCAGGCCGCAGATGGTGGTGCCGGGGATGATCCCCAGGTTGTTCGCCAGGTGGAGCATCACGTCCAGGTCCTCGACCCGGCCGCCGCCGTTCTTGATGCGGTGGATCGTCTTGCTCATCCAGGCCGTCCCCTCGCGGCAGGGGGTGCACTGGCCGCAGCTCTCGTGCGCGAAGAACCGGGCGGTGTTGATCAGGTAGTCGATGATCGGCGTGTGGTCGTCGATCACCGTGACGGCCGCCGTCCCCAGGCCCAGGCAGCCGGGCTTGCGGAGGCTCTCGAAGTCGAGCGGGGTGTCCAGCTCGTCGGCCGAGAGGAGGCCCATGCTGATGCCGCCGGGGACCGCCGCCTTGGCCTTCCTCCCCTTCCAGACGCCGCCGGCGTGGTCGTCGATCAGCTCGCGGCAGGTGACGCCCAGCGGCAGCTCGACGCAGACCTGCTTCTCGACGTGGCCCGACACCGTGTAGAGCTTCGGGCCGTAGCTCTTGGGGGTGCCGATCGACTTGAACCACGACGCCCCCCGCTCGACGATGTGGGGGACGCAGCAGAGGGTCTCGATGTTGTTGACGACCGTCGGCTTGCGGAAGGCGCCCTCGATGGCCGGGAACGGGGGCTTGATCCGGGGCCAGCCCCGCTTCCCCTCCAGGCTCTCGATCAGGCCCGTCTCCTCACCGCAGATGTAGGCCCCGGCGCCCCGATGGACCCAGACGTCCAGGTCGAAGCCGCTGCCGTAGACGTTCTTCCCGAGGTGGCCGGCGGCCCGCGCCTCGGCGATCGCCTCCTCGATGATCCGGGTCGCCTCGATGTACTCGAACCGGAGGTAGACGTAGGCCGTCGACGCCCGGGTGGCGAAGCAGGAGATCAGGATCCCCTCCAGGAACATGTGCGGGTCGCGTTCCAGGAGGTAGCGGTTGTTGAACGTCGCCGGCTCGCTCTCGTCGCCGTTGACGCACATCAGGGTCTCCTTCCGATCCTTCGGAAGGAACGTCCACTTGAGCCCGCACGGGAAGCCCGCGCCGCCGCGACCGCGCAGCTCCGAGTCCTTGACGAGGTTGACGACGGCGTCGGGGTCCATCGTCGTCAGCGCCTTGCGCGCGGCCTGGTATCCGCCGC includes:
- the nuoF gene encoding NADH-quinone oxidoreductase subunit NuoF, whose protein sequence is MATFEPVLSRNWNVPDARSLKVYESRGGYQAARKALTTMDPDAVVNLVKDSELRGRGGAGFPCGLKWTFLPKDRKETLMCVNGDESEPATFNNRYLLERDPHMFLEGILISCFATRASTAYVYLRFEYIEATRIIEEAIAEARAAGHLGKNVYGSGFDLDVWVHRGAGAYICGEETGLIESLEGKRGWPRIKPPFPAIEGAFRKPTVVNNIETLCCVPHIVERGASWFKSIGTPKSYGPKLYTVSGHVEKQVCVELPLGVTCRELIDDHAGGVWKGRKAKAAVPGGISMGLLSADELDTPLDFESLRKPGCLGLGTAAVTVIDDHTPIIDYLINTARFFAHESCGQCTPCREGTAWMSKTIHRIKNGGGRVEDLDVMLHLANNLGIIPGTTICGLADGAAWPIKNALGKFRGELEEYIRTHQTPGAGPTPLQLDIAAGRRVDLVQVGNAIAAPPPAAALHSPGRPTA